The Amaranthus tricolor cultivar Red isolate AtriRed21 chromosome 2, ASM2621246v1, whole genome shotgun sequence genome contains the following window.
ctttcattgataatttttattgtgTGAATGTTTTTTATTGCATGATCATGAACATCAGTTGATAACGCTAACCAAATTTTAGATGCATGCCCGTAGAGTTGTTTCTCCAATAGCCTTCACATTTTGTTCTTTGGCACGAGGTTGTAGAATTTGCTAACAtgcctttcattttgttgcTCTCATAGAAATAGAAAGTGATAATCCAACATGCTCAAAAAGTGAAGCCCGCAATTGGCTAACTCAAAACTATTTGTCGTCTTTGTCATCCTGACCTCTACTCTAGCTTAAATCATAAGTGGCACAACATCATGGAAAAATTTGTTTATTGTGAACGAAAAACCAGTCTCAGAATCCTTGTCTTGTCCGGTGATCAATTCCAAAACACCACTTTTCCGGGGTGCTTTTAGGAAACAAATTGAGGTAACTATGGTTGTGCTCCTTTCATGGATGTTTATAACCATTCtgttacaaaaaaatttaaaggtgtAAAGGGCCACTCTTTCACGCAACTGCTTCAAAATAATGTCACTTATTTAGCCTTTTAAGAATAGAGCAGCtgtgaattttgttttcataagTTGATGAATCGAAACAATTAACAAATTTGAGCTTCTATGTAAATTTTACTCTTCACTTAGAACATGCTGGTTTGTGCTCACAATTTTCTTTCAAGGAATTGTCGATTTATTTTTGTATAAAGACTAATCTTACATGCACAAGATTCCTTGTGTATTTCGTCATTAATTTCTAAGGCATTAGATTTCCAAATTAAATGATGGTAGGATCATAGTGTTAAAACAAGGACGCATTATATCGTACTGTATTGAACGAGTTGTAAAGGTTTACAAATCTGCAAAACCGAAAGTACCTACATCATAGAGGTGAGAAAAAAACGCGTTTTAGACTGGTTGAAGCTACGTTTTATTGTTTGACCAATGTTTAGTTACTTATAAGACGACCACATCATTCCTTACCGCGTCAATGTGTCTGTGACCCTCACCGTGATGGTGATGAAACAACAGTTCAAAATACTGGTAGAATAGATCCAGAAGAAAAAAACACTCAGCTCATAGTTAAAGTTTTAACATAGTGATTATCCTATCTGTTCAAGTTTTAAAAGGGATCTCTGCTTCCTAAGTGCCTTCAGCAAAGACAATGCATGATTTATCTATACATAATAAATTCAATTGTTTCTCTAACTTGCATCATCATTCTCAACATTAATATTTTCCCCAATTTTCTTGTCTACAAATTAGAGGATCAGACAAGTAACTGAACTCAAACCTAACACATCACCTAActataaaacgaaaaaacaaaaccaatgGCCATCATCATAGACAAACGTTACAAATTCCGAGATTCAATTGTCTCTTTCTAGCATCATTATCCTCAAATTTAATATTTCCCTACCTTTCTTGTCTATTTACcaaacaattaatttaattcaatGCTTCAATCCTTCAATCCTTCATTTagcatcatttttcattttaggttATCACTCTCATTTTACATCAATTCTATTTTTGGACAACAAACACcacttttttaatttcatccatgcACTTTAACTCTCTTTAATTTAATCTACATAATTCGTTCTCAATCTTCATTTGATAACAAATATCAacattttccttaaaaataATGCTTCTATCCCTTTAAAATAGTACCATTGACTGAAAATCACATATTTGGATCAAATGGTACAATTTGAGAGACACCTAGGGAGTATCAATTTTATCTTTGCTACTGGGACAAAGGAGTATCTAACATACATCTCATGAAACAACCAACCCAAAATCTCCTCATCAACGTGGATAATTGTTACAAAATTCACAAAATATGCTCAAGGCTCCTGGAAATTAGTCCTTATAGTAAGTTTCTCAACTTAAGTTCCAATAAACTATGCTTAACGAAACAAATACACATCAACAATTCCAAAAAAATACTCGAACATATTGTTAATCATTAACAAATTTACAAGTAAAACTAGGCCAATGGATCAACCAATAGTGAATTCAATTAAAACATGTATCTAACTAACTACTCAATCGAGATTAAACATATAGACAAAGTATCAACAATCAAGATCACAATCCCGATTAATACGACTAAAATCGTCTCATAACTACAAAATCACGATCTTAAACAAAtttcaaaaacagaaaatgaagaataaaaatattgagagaaaagtccaaaaaaaataGCAAAGATGAAAGATGAATTGATTCGATGATAAACGTACCTTGTCGGAGAAAGTATCTTCTGTTAGGGTTATAACATCTGCTCGACATCGCAATTGAATCATTAAAAGTAggataagaagaagaagaaagggtTTATGTCTCAGAAGAAACCTCCTTCTGTCCGCCATGAATGTTTTGTGTTGTGAGATCAGATCGTTTTACTTTGATACCGTAATCTATATACGAGCGTTTGGGATCTCCGACCAAGTGGCGAAGAAattgtgaaaaataaaaaaatattggtaATTCGATTTAAAAATGTTGTgaaatttgttaaatttttaaattaatttacggagttaaaaattaaaaaaatactgtttatttttagttattgacTTATAAAGAAGTTTTGAAAATACTATTAGtaagttgatttatttttacataatataaattaatttaaaaataaataatgtatgagtttattttcagcggatcaaataaaaattgatttattattaacaatttgcCTTTATAAAATGAtgtacttttaaaaaatatttagatttcaaattcaaaaatgttttaataaatttgacttattttttaAACACTATCACAtagttttgaaaattaaaaaataaaaagccaCAATATTATCGAATGGCCCCTAAACATTTAAATTGTATGCCTATGATTTGAAGTTACGAGGAATATCATATACTACTATATTAGTTGAAGtaaatgttaattattaatCTGAGGTCATGTATGCAAAATTTAGTAACATAACATAACATAACACTAATCAAATTGTTTATTAAGATCGTCTCATTGTAAGATAAATAAGCCTTTTGTATGAATTCATTAAGATGAGACATCTCATATAAAACAAGATACCAAATAAACATAGTTAAAAGTACTCAAAATTTGTTACATTTCTTCTTTTGGTCCACATTCTACGAATTattgaaatagataagataaaattattaaaaaaaacacaaaataagacgaaaatcaacttatttctaaaaataagcgtctaattTTCAAACTGCGAACAAgcgcttaattttttaaaaaggcaaagaagctgttaactgcgaacagggctcttgactttttttgaccatcCTCataattactaactgcgaacaccaTTAAGCATAATGGGCTTGTTAGTGACTGCGAAtagggtcaaaaaagtcaacaacCTTCTTTgccttttgaaaaaattaagcaCTAATTGCGAACAGAACGAAAATTAGAggcttatttttagaaataaattaattttcgtcttatttcatgcttttttttaataatttatttcatctatttcattttttcaCATTCCACACCAATTCTTATCCACACATTAAATCTATTTTTCATCACTATCTATACATTACAAAAATTTTGTTATCTTCCCtaatcaaaatataattatagcaaaaaacaattttatacTTGTGGCAAACCCAAAAGAACATaagattaatatttttaataaaattttaaaaattaaattggcTTTATAATATTACATCATAATCTTATAACCTACTCTCTCTATCTACTATTTTTTttagctcgtcttgtatgagacgagCCCATATATTAActcatttctttaattgattactttaagatcttaagtgatcgttttaaggttataagtaatcacccTAAAACTATACAAAATGATTTTCTCACGTGAGAAcgtttcatttaagaattttttttttctttgagatAATCTCTATATCTACTATTGTTggaattttgattatttttgaaataatatatacatgtaaaGATAAGTGTTAAACTTAATTTTTCATCGATTaaagaagttaaaatatatctatgtgGAATATTCTTCTCGATGTATagatttttaatacattttttttataattttttaaaaattacataaaagatattaaaacttaaattatatttaaaaaaattaagttagatataatataattaacttgaattataattaaatttatgggCGGAATGCACTAGtaagatgatgataatgatggatataattaacattataaaattcaaaattttgccGTCATGTCTCATGTGTTTGTTGTATTATTTAACACTATGGGccaccatttttaatttttttaataattgagTACTcccttatttaagaatttttaatttttttaataattgagTGCTcccttatttaagaattagctCGTTTTATATAAAATCGTCTCATTAAGGGATGAGTCgatataacttatttttttaattgattactttgagatcttaagtaattattttaaggttaCAAATAATtattctaagactataaaaaataattatattaaaattataagtgatcactttaacgatgtaagtaattatttttaagacaaaaatatatattgggccAACCCAATATAGATGGTTTTATCGTGAGATTGAGAcgtttcatttaagaattagtatttaagaattatcaaaataattagtGTATCGCATGGTGTTATACATGTGGAATATTCTTCTCGATGAATAGatttttaatacatattttttataattttttaaaaattatatttaaagatattaatactcaaattatattaaaattaagtaaataaatctaattaacttaaattataattaaatttatgggGCGgtgtaaaattcaaaattttgcgTCATGTCTCATGTGTTTGTTGTATTATTTAACACTATGGCccaccatttttaatttttttaataattgagTACTCCTTAAtccttatttaagaattagctCGTTTTATATAAaaccgtctcatcatgagatgAGTCGATATTATAGTTTATTTTTTCAGTTGATTACTTTGagatcataagtaatcgttttaaggttacaaataattattcaaagactgtaaaaaataattatattaaaattataagtgatcactttaacgatataagtaattatttttaagacaaaaaatgtatattgggTCAGCCCAATATAGATGGTTTGACCGTGAGACTGTATCATTAAGAATTAGTATTTAagaattatcaaaataattaatatttaagaaatatcaaaataattagTGTATCGCATGGTGTTATACTGttattaaatttgattattGAAATCGTCAAAAGTCAAGAGAGAACAGAATACCGAATGCTCGCCTATCCGACATATTAGGTGGCAATAGGAGACGGACAAtgaatttgtatatattatcttaAATTCTAAAATTATTGTGATTGATTATGACATATTTTACAgtaaaatatcaatattaattgtAAGTATTTTCTCCGTTTTACTATAAAAGTACTtaatatatttgaatatttacgcaattaaatgtgttattttgattatttatatgttgaaataagcagatctaaaaattataaacaattaatattatgaacGTACGCGCTTAAACGATTTACATAAGATCCcacttcattttattttttcatgcaTATAAGTCATAACATATGAAATTAGCTTGAATAATAAAAAGTctcaattactattttttatggAAGAAGTTTCAATGAAATATTCGTtcagttttattaaatttgattcataagttATAAGTATTTAGtgcaaaaactaagaaaaaaagacgcacaattaaatatTGTTAAGTACCGAAAAAAATGTgtcaatgaaataaaatattaatttaaatatgtgatgaaaatttaaaaaatataaatcaaaataaatataaaaatgagataatttcaataaactaaatttaaaaattaagacGAATTCAATCATGCCGTAGAGGCtaataattcaatcaatcattAATTCAACATACTAACTCATGGAGTGAGCTCAACGTCATTAATGATCATAGGAATTAAGAATACATCGTACAGAGTAATCCAAATACTTATCTTTACATTTACATGTATACTTCATGtgcaaaaataagagaaaaagtataaaaaaggtAATCACTTTGTCGAATAAATCTAATTTGTTGCTATTTATTTGCtacttaaattttaaatatagcaaataatgtAATTATTGCTACTGTTTTGACGATTCacagtaaaaaaatatttttttttgctacTATTTTTAACATTAACGGCAAATAAAAAACCTTATTGTTGTTTTTCTATTGAACAATAGCAAAAAGTTATAACACAAATCACCCACTTCAGACTTGACCCTCCTGTTTTTCTCTCAGTTGAAAAACCTTACACTGCTATTCACCCTTCTATTTGCTCTGATTCTCTTCGcacataataatttttatttgctgtGGTTCTTTAACTAAATGCAAAAAGCTTTTGGTTATGTGTTGTCCCTCTATTTGCCGCAGTTCCAAATTGAGCAGCAAATAAGTACATTTGTATAGTAGCAAATGATGTTAATTCTACTAGtgactttcacaaattctcTTTTAAGACGGTTTTATTATGAAATAGTTATGAATTGGACTTAATAatattcaactaaattaattaaaacattcaTTTTAGATATTAAAATGCTCACTTTAGATATTAAAACACTcattttctttgaaaatttatagtaaataagtaaaattatatttcaaatctcaaaataatcaataggtaaacttaatttccaaaataatcaCTTTTAGTCCAATGTTGAGGTTTGATTTTTGTACGTACTTAATAACAGCGGTCCATTACTAAGTTGAGTCAAAGGAAGTCAACTCAACAATTTATCGTTGTTGGTCAGAGCGGCCCATTGCTGAGCTGACTTCCTTTGACTCAACTTAGTAATGGGCCATTGTTACTAAGAGTGGCCCATTTATGAGCTGACTTGTAGTAGCTCAGCAATGGGTCGTTTTTACTAACAGCGGCCGATTGCTGAGCTGACTTTTTTTGACTCAACTTAGTAATCGGCCGTTGTTAGTAAGTACGAATAAATACCAAACCTCAACATTGGGCTAAAAgtacttattttggaaaataagtttatctattgcttattttgagattttttaatataattttacttatttacttcaaatttttcattttctttaaacaTAGAATGTTGAATGTCATCGTcgtgatcatcatcatcaccatacTCAATATATCCAAATCATAGGAAAACTATGATTAAAGTCTGGGAAGGAGAATGCGGTCAAAAAGTCcctcagcaaaaaaaaaatcctcaaaaagAGTGAATCTGTCCGACGGCCTACAACTTACAACACTCGGTGaccattaacaataattaaataataaataaataaaatacataggaaagaaaaaagtaaaagCAAGAAGgtagaaagataaaaaaaaaaaaaaaaaaaaaggtaaaagaaCAATATGTAAAAGAACGATAGAATGTTAAATGtgtgaatgaaaattaaaaaaagtttatagaGTATGACCTAAAGaggaaaatataataaatatacaaaacCCATGAAACCTACTAATAAGAAAAATGTAGCAAAACTTTTgtatggagggagtatattttagtACGTCTAAGTTTtgctacaattttattttttgctatAACTTGTgctctttctttaattttcattcatatatttaaataaaaaaaatatttctattacATTCACACATTTCTCCTATTTCTTCATAAAATATACCTTTTATATCTTTTCTATTTCTCCATAAACACTTTCTTGACTTGTTGCAAACACCTAATAATTtagttataaaaaaattaaagtcctGGCCTGGCCATAGGCCATAGCTCACTAAAAAACAAAGAATCCATATCTACATataagattttaaaaatatgaCATTGCATATATATTAGAAAAACGACAAAGACAATTATACTGTGCGGTTATATTAAagtaagataaaataaaaaaaatgtggataataactaaaaaaagataaaatcatTATCCAAAATAGAAATGTCGTAAAAGTaaatagataaattaaaataaaaagtgttgTGAAGTGAGTGAGTAATAAATAGAGtgcataattattttaaattattaataaaaaaggaTTAGTTATGTGAAGATCTCCTATAAAAAGAGCCTCTTAGTTTCCTACACTAATATCATtccaaattagaaaaaataataaaaataataataataatggcaggtctaaaaagaaaatttgaaggTGAGATAGAAATAAGAGTAGCTGGTGGTGATGTTTTTCATGAACTTGTTCATGAAAAACCTCATGAAATTAACAATATTCATCCAGAGTTAATACAAGGTTGTGATTTACATGATGGTGAATTTGGTACTCCTGGATCCGTTATTTGTTGGAATTACTCTATTGGTATGTGCCGCTATATATccactttttttatattaattacgATTAAAATTTGACTTTAAATGAAGGAAAAATAATATGCATTGAAATCTTGTATTTGATGATGACGAAATTTGATTAAGGATGGAGCTTGGTGGATGCGAAATCGAACAAACTAAATCAAGGCTTGGCCTAATCCAACGAAATTTTGTATTTAGTTGAGTGCAATTCTTATATAAATATGCTTTTTTGattaaatatttgtttttattagcTTTTGACTAATTTATAATTTGTTATAAATAGAAACCACAAAATATGGTAATGATTAAATCTTGATTTATACTATTTTACAAGTTCAACTCAATATTACCTTGAAAAATCAttaattataaaagtttaatGGATTCTTATGAGATATGATTGTGGATTAAAATAATTGACTTGAGCTTAATTagatttaatatatttgatctAAAATTGACTCGTAGATTTAGACTTAAATCATGACGTTTTTTGAATTCTAAAATTGTAGAGAATAGAGCGAGAACATATTAGTATAGATTATATTTAGATTTACATATCGGGTTGAGTTTGAGTagatttgaaataaatattattttttaattgatatgttaaaaattgtaaCGTTTAGGAAATAAGTATCTTCTTAttaaatgatatttaaatatttatttcatgaaaaaactataattttaaaagtaGTGTTGAATAATCctaatttaatttgttgtattGTAGATGGAAAACCCCAAGTTGGAAAGGAAATAATTGAGATGGTTGACAAGGAGAATAAAACGGTGAGATTCAAATTAATTGAAGGTGATTTACTTG
Protein-coding sequences here:
- the LOC130806017 gene encoding MLP-like protein 34; the encoded protein is MAGLKRKFEGEIEIRVAGGDVFHELVHEKPHEINNIHPELIQGCDLHDGEFGTPGSVICWNYSIDGKPQVGKEIIEMVDKENKTVRFKLIEGDLLEEYNSFVITYQVIPEGKELSKVRWIFEYEKKHIGIPEPTKLMDSLLHLAKLIDDHHHTPKN